One genomic segment of Longimicrobium sp. includes these proteins:
- a CDS encoding alpha/beta hydrolase-fold protein has protein sequence MKTLRRARILLGSLALSACATAGTRASAGQLVRDTVDAPSLAGNRLGDPARREALVYLPPGYSTSGRRYPTLYVLHGFDAPLQAFETGRVPIRLLMDSLIAAGRARPMIVVVPDARNAYGGAFYTNSPVAGNWADFVARDLVAHVDRRYRTLPRAASRGIEGHSMGGFGALTLAARHPDVFGAVYAASPCCFGPRMMDDLAPFWPAALSLADRDAVSAAGFQARLILGLATAVTPAPERAPLFVDLPFRRGADGALIRDEPAYSRWTALTPSTLVRENAEGLRRLRGIRFDVGTSDPFTHILPNLRELSAALDSAGIRHTFQPYPGDHVSALRPRFASQVVPFFSEVLNASF, from the coding sequence ATGAAGACCCTCCGCCGCGCCCGCATCCTCCTGGGATCCCTGGCTCTCTCCGCATGCGCCACGGCGGGGACCCGCGCGTCCGCCGGGCAGCTCGTCCGCGACACCGTGGATGCGCCGTCGCTTGCGGGCAACCGGCTGGGCGACCCCGCGCGGCGCGAGGCGCTGGTGTACCTGCCGCCGGGCTACTCGACCAGCGGCCGCCGCTACCCCACGCTGTACGTGCTGCACGGCTTCGACGCGCCGCTCCAGGCGTTCGAGACGGGCCGGGTCCCCATCCGCCTGCTGATGGACTCGCTGATCGCGGCGGGGCGCGCGCGTCCGATGATCGTGGTCGTTCCCGATGCGCGGAACGCGTACGGCGGCGCCTTCTACACCAACTCGCCCGTCGCGGGGAATTGGGCGGACTTCGTCGCGCGCGACCTGGTGGCGCACGTGGACCGGCGCTACCGCACCCTCCCGCGCGCCGCCTCGCGCGGGATCGAGGGGCACTCGATGGGTGGCTTCGGCGCGCTGACGCTGGCGGCGCGCCACCCCGACGTCTTCGGCGCGGTGTACGCGGCCTCGCCCTGCTGCTTCGGCCCGCGCATGATGGACGACCTGGCGCCCTTCTGGCCCGCCGCGCTCTCGCTCGCCGACCGCGATGCGGTGAGCGCGGCCGGCTTCCAGGCGCGCCTGATCCTGGGCCTCGCCACCGCCGTCACGCCCGCGCCGGAGCGCGCGCCGCTCTTCGTGGATCTCCCTTTCCGCCGCGGTGCGGATGGCGCCCTGATCCGCGACGAGCCCGCCTACTCCCGCTGGACCGCCCTCACCCCGTCAACCCTCGTGCGCGAGAACGCCGAGGGCCTGCGCCGGCTGCGGGGCATCCGCTTCGACGTAGGCACCTCGGACCCCTTCACCCACATCCTCCCCAACCTGCGCGAGCTCTCCGCCGCGCTGGACTCCGCCGGCATCCGCCACACCTTTCAGCCCTACCCCGGTGACCACGTCAGCGCCCTCCGCCCCCGCTTTGCTAGTCAGGTCGTGCCATTCTTCTCGGAGGTGCTGAACGCTTCGTTCTAG
- a CDS encoding DUF6338 family protein: protein MKDTLTPSNLALFALFVLPGLISMAVYRLRMPARLNDWGSALVQGLFYSSLNYVLLLPAIILIHRNGYSEIHPARYWGAVLLIVFLAPAIWPILLTWVYRQHWINKLIRVPYPTTWDMCSGHVRPNSSCFASRMAASSAGIRARVLRRCTPERG from the coding sequence ATGAAAGACACGCTGACACCCTCGAACCTCGCGCTTTTCGCCCTGTTCGTGCTGCCCGGGCTGATCTCCATGGCCGTGTACCGGCTCCGGATGCCCGCCCGGTTGAACGATTGGGGGAGTGCGCTGGTCCAGGGACTCTTCTACAGCTCGCTGAACTACGTACTGTTGCTCCCGGCCATCATTCTCATCCACCGGAATGGCTATTCGGAGATCCATCCGGCGCGGTACTGGGGGGCGGTTCTCCTGATCGTGTTCCTGGCGCCCGCCATCTGGCCCATTCTCCTGACCTGGGTGTACAGACAGCACTGGATCAACAAGCTGATACGGGTGCCGTATCCTACGACATGGGATATGTGTTCCGGGCACGTGAGGCCGAATTCGTCCTGCTTCGCCTCACGGATGGCCGCTTCGTCGGCGGGTATTAGGGCCCGGGTCTTACGCCGGTGCACACCCGAACGAGGGTGA